The Solibacillus daqui genome has a segment encoding these proteins:
- a CDS encoding ABC transporter permease, which yields MVQSKEIPQEWFAPAAKDEQSKEQVVRPTLSYWADAWRRLRKNYLALFSLIFLVLLSFFAILVPIVSPHSVTEINLPNQNLPPSATHWFGTDELGRDVFTRTWYGARISLFVGIAAATIDFLIGVIYGGVAGYKGGRTDTVMMRIVEILYGLPNLIVVILLMVVMGPGMTTIIIALTVTGWIGMARIVRGQVLQLKNYEFVTASKSFGAGTMRIIRKNLLPNTMGPIIVQMTLTVPSAIFAEAFLSFLGLGIAAPYASWGVMANDALSVISTGHWWRLFFPAVFISMTMFAFNTLGDGLQDALDPKLRR from the coding sequence ATGGTTCAATCAAAAGAAATTCCACAAGAGTGGTTTGCTCCTGCTGCAAAAGATGAGCAAAGTAAAGAGCAAGTAGTGCGTCCCACGTTGTCTTATTGGGCAGATGCTTGGCGCAGATTACGTAAAAACTATTTAGCATTATTCAGTTTAATATTTTTAGTATTACTTTCATTTTTCGCAATTTTAGTACCGATTGTGTCACCGCACTCGGTAACAGAAATCAATTTACCAAATCAAAACTTACCACCAAGTGCAACTCACTGGTTCGGTACCGATGAACTTGGACGTGATGTATTTACGAGAACTTGGTATGGTGCACGAATTTCATTATTCGTCGGGATTGCTGCTGCAACAATTGACTTTTTAATCGGTGTTATTTATGGAGGGGTTGCCGGCTATAAAGGTGGTCGTACAGACACTGTCATGATGCGTATTGTAGAAATTTTATACGGATTACCGAACTTAATCGTTGTTATTTTATTAATGGTTGTAATGGGACCAGGAATGACGACAATTATTATTGCATTAACGGTAACGGGTTGGATTGGGATGGCACGTATCGTTCGAGGTCAAGTATTACAGTTGAAAAACTATGAATTTGTTACGGCATCGAAATCATTTGGTGCAGGTACGATGCGCATTATTCGTAAAAATTTATTACCGAATACAATGGGTCCGATTATTGTTCAAATGACGTTAACAGTTCCAAGTGCGATTTTTGCTGAAGCATTTTTAAGTTTTTTAGGATTAGGGATTGCTGCTCCATACGCTTCATGGGGTGTAATGGCAAATGACGCACTTTCTGTTATATCAACAGGTCATTGGTGGCGTTTATTCTTCCCAGCAGTATTTATTTCTATGACAATGTTTGCATTTAATACATTAGGTGATGGATTACAGGATGCACTTGATCCTAAGTTAAGGAGGTAA
- a CDS encoding ABC transporter permease, which translates to MFGYIVKRFLMMIVTILIIASLTFFLMFQIPGSPFDSDRTTNPTIQANLESYYNLDKPIYVQYFTYLERIITFDFGPSIKKPAETVNGLLERGFPISFELGMVTILVALISGILLGTIAALRHNGAIDYIAMTIAVIGISLPNFILATVLIQIFAVNLGWFPAATWSSLKHMVLPTLALATGPMAIIARLTRASMLEVLTQDYIKMARAKGLKPWRVVVRHALRNALMPVVTILGSMLASILTGTFVIERIFGIPGMGKYFVESINNRDYPLIMGTTVFYSAFLVFMLFLVDIIYGFLDPRIKLHKKEGDA; encoded by the coding sequence ATGTTTGGCTATATTGTGAAACGTTTCTTAATGATGATTGTGACGATTTTAATTATCGCCTCATTGACGTTCTTTTTAATGTTTCAAATTCCAGGTTCACCGTTTGATTCGGATCGAACGACGAACCCAACCATACAAGCTAACTTAGAAAGCTACTATAATTTAGATAAGCCAATTTATGTTCAGTATTTTACATATTTAGAACGTATTATTACGTTTGACTTTGGACCTTCTATTAAAAAGCCAGCCGAAACGGTAAATGGGCTTCTAGAACGGGGATTCCCGATATCATTTGAGCTTGGGATGGTGACGATATTAGTTGCTCTTATTTCTGGCATTTTATTGGGGACGATTGCAGCGTTACGGCATAATGGGGCTATTGATTATATTGCGATGACGATTGCCGTAATTGGGATATCATTACCGAACTTCATTTTAGCAACGGTACTCATTCAGATATTCGCCGTAAATCTAGGTTGGTTCCCAGCGGCTACATGGTCAAGTTTGAAGCACATGGTGTTACCAACTTTGGCGCTTGCAACGGGTCCAATGGCAATTATAGCTCGTTTAACGCGTGCGAGCATGCTTGAAGTACTGACACAAGATTATATTAAAATGGCACGTGCAAAAGGATTAAAGCCTTGGCGCGTTGTAGTAAGACATGCTCTCCGAAATGCGTTAATGCCAGTTGTTACTATTTTAGGTTCGATGTTAGCGAGTATTTTAACAGGTACATTTGTAATTGAGCGAATTTTCGGTATTCCGGGGATGGGGAAATACTTCGTTGAAAGTATAAATAACCGTGATTATCCGTTAATTATGGGGACAACAGTATTCTATAGTGCATTCTTAGTATTTATGCTTTTCCTAGTGGATATTATATACGGCTTCTTAGACCCTCGAATTAAGCTACATAAAAAGGAGGGGGATGCATAA
- the argH gene encoding argininosuccinate lyase, with protein sequence MAKLWGGRFQKSAEAWVDEFGASIGFDQQLVLEDIEGSVAHVTMLGAQNILPTEDVSKILEGLSQLKVKAEAGELKFTVANEDIHLNLEKMLIDLIGPVGGKLHTGRSRNDQVATDMHLFLKKRVPEVVGLIENFQNTIIKQAEQHIDTIAPGYTHLQRAQPISFAHHLMVYFWQLQRDKERFNESMKRIDILPLGAGAMAGTTFPIDRLKSAELLGFADVYANSMDAVSDRDFIVEFLSNSALLMTHLSRFAEEIIIWSTDEFKFIELDDAFSTGSSIMPQKKNPDMAELIRGKAGRAFGNLVGLLTVLKGTPLTYNKDMQEDKEGMFDTMETVLGSLKIFEGMVRTMTINKPRLHSAVHSDFSNATELADYLATKGMPFRDAHEVTGKLVFTCIQQGIYLLDLPLEAMQKESSLIEEDIYAVLAPEAAVSRRNSLGGTGFGQVKIQIEKAKSLLI encoded by the coding sequence ATGGCAAAATTATGGGGCGGACGTTTCCAAAAGTCAGCAGAGGCCTGGGTCGATGAATTCGGCGCATCTATTGGCTTTGACCAACAATTAGTATTAGAAGATATCGAAGGCTCAGTAGCTCATGTGACAATGCTTGGCGCGCAAAACATTTTACCTACAGAAGATGTATCAAAGATTTTAGAAGGCTTATCACAGCTAAAGGTAAAAGCAGAAGCAGGCGAATTAAAATTTACAGTAGCTAATGAAGACATTCACTTAAACTTAGAAAAAATGTTAATCGATTTAATCGGTCCAGTTGGTGGGAAATTACATACTGGCCGTTCGCGTAACGACCAAGTAGCGACAGATATGCACTTATTCTTAAAGAAACGTGTGCCTGAAGTAGTGGGATTAATTGAAAACTTTCAAAACACCATCATCAAGCAAGCTGAGCAACATATTGATACTATTGCACCAGGCTATACACATTTACAGCGTGCGCAGCCAATCTCTTTTGCGCATCATTTAATGGTATACTTCTGGCAGCTTCAACGCGATAAAGAGCGTTTTAATGAATCGATGAAGCGTATTGATATTTTACCGTTAGGTGCTGGGGCAATGGCAGGTACAACTTTCCCGATTGACCGTTTAAAATCTGCGGAGCTTCTAGGATTTGCGGATGTCTATGCAAATTCAATGGACGCGGTTAGTGATCGTGACTTTATCGTGGAGTTTTTATCAAATTCAGCATTATTAATGACACACTTATCCCGTTTTGCAGAAGAAATTATTATTTGGTCTACAGATGAATTTAAATTTATCGAGCTTGATGATGCCTTTTCAACAGGCTCATCAATCATGCCACAAAAGAAAAATCCGGATATGGCAGAGTTAATTCGTGGTAAAGCGGGTCGAGCATTTGGTAATTTAGTTGGTCTATTAACGGTTCTAAAAGGTACGCCACTAACGTACAACAAGGACATGCAAGAAGATAAGGAAGGCATGTTTGATACGATGGAAACGGTTCTTGGCTCACTTAAAATCTTTGAAGGTATGGTGCGTACTATGACAATCAACAAACCTCGTCTTCATAGTGCGGTACATTCAGATTTCTCAAATGCAACAGAACTAGCCGATTACCTAGCAACGAAGGGCATGCCATTCCGTGATGCGCATGAAGTAACCGGGAAGTTAGTCTTTACATGTATTCAACAAGGTATTTACTTATTAGATTTACCATTAGAAGCAATGCAAAAAGAATCAAGCTTAATAGAAGAAGATATTTACGCAGTATTAGCGCCAGAAGCTGCTGTTAGTCGCCGTAATTCTTTAGGTGGTACAGGCTTTGGGCAAGTAAAAATTCAAATTGAAAAAGCGAAAAGCTTGCTTATTTAA
- a CDS encoding argininosuccinate synthase: protein MANKKVVLAYSGGLDTSVAIPWLKEQGWDVIAVCLDVGEGKDLEFIKNKALQVGAVESYMIDAKDEFAEEYALISLQGHTWYEQKYPLVSALSRPLISKKLVEIATETNADAVAHGCTGKGNDQVRFEVSIKALNPDLEVLAPVREWGWSRDEEIEYAAKHGVPIPATIDSPFSIDQNLWGRANEAGVMEDPWVAPPEEAYGLTVSVENAPDTAEIIEIEFVEGKPVSLNGQEMKLADLIEELNKVAGAHGVGRIDHVENRLVGIKSREVYEIPGAKVLLTAHKELEDITLVKELAHFKPIIEHKLSEIIYNGLWFNPIRTALEAFLKETQKYVNGTVRVKLYKGHAIVEGRKSANSLYSEELATYSKHDKFNHASAVGFIELWGMPTVVASEIAKNTKLPSEIK from the coding sequence ATGGCAAACAAGAAAGTCGTATTAGCATATTCAGGTGGTTTAGATACATCAGTAGCAATTCCGTGGTTAAAAGAGCAAGGATGGGACGTAATCGCGGTATGTCTTGACGTGGGTGAAGGAAAAGATTTAGAGTTCATTAAAAATAAAGCACTTCAAGTTGGTGCTGTTGAATCATATATGATCGATGCAAAGGATGAGTTCGCTGAAGAGTACGCGCTTATCTCTCTACAAGGTCACACTTGGTATGAGCAAAAGTACCCATTAGTATCTGCATTATCTCGTCCATTAATTTCAAAAAAATTAGTTGAAATCGCGACAGAAACAAATGCAGACGCGGTAGCTCACGGCTGTACAGGTAAAGGGAATGACCAAGTACGTTTCGAAGTTTCCATTAAAGCATTAAATCCAGATTTAGAAGTTTTAGCTCCTGTACGTGAGTGGGGCTGGAGCCGTGACGAAGAAATCGAATACGCTGCAAAACATGGTGTACCAATTCCTGCAACAATCGACTCTCCATTCTCAATCGACCAAAACTTATGGGGTCGTGCAAACGAAGCGGGTGTAATGGAAGATCCTTGGGTAGCACCACCAGAAGAAGCTTATGGTTTAACAGTTTCGGTTGAAAACGCACCGGATACAGCAGAAATCATTGAAATTGAATTCGTAGAAGGTAAACCAGTATCATTAAATGGTCAAGAAATGAAGTTAGCTGATTTAATCGAGGAATTAAACAAAGTAGCAGGCGCACACGGGGTTGGCCGTATCGATCACGTTGAAAACCGTTTAGTAGGTATTAAATCTCGTGAAGTATATGAAATTCCAGGTGCAAAAGTGTTATTAACAGCGCACAAAGAATTAGAAGATATTACATTAGTTAAAGAGCTTGCCCATTTCAAGCCAATTATCGAGCACAAATTATCTGAAATCATTTATAACGGTCTTTGGTTCAACCCAATCCGTACAGCTTTAGAAGCGTTCTTAAAAGAAACGCAAAAGTATGTAAATGGTACAGTTCGTGTGAAACTTTATAAAGGTCACGCAATCGTTGAGGGACGTAAATCTGCAAACTCTTTATACTCTGAAGAATTAGCAACTTACTCAAAACACGATAAATTCAACCATGCTTCAGCTGTAGGCTTCATCGAATTATGGGGTATGCCAACAGTCGTTGCTTCAGAAATAGCAAAAAATACAAAATTACCATCTGAAATAAAATAA
- a CDS encoding ABC transporter ATP-binding protein, with protein MKNINKKYRSHEILQNVSMYIARGEMVGLVGQNGAGKSTFLQIVATAMSANSGDLMLNGLSYKDNLKAVRRQIGYVPQEVALWEHMTVRENMLFFAKLSWNKLSDEQCRAICENMQLHEWDKQVSALSGGMKRKLNIALSLIDDPQLLILDEPTVGIDLKSKTEIVRFLMRQAKEHQKMILYTSHDMEEITTYCDRVYMMGDDSFYDDYLQRKGILLERI; from the coding sequence GTGAAAAATATTAATAAAAAGTATCGTAGCCATGAAATTTTGCAAAATGTTTCTATGTATATTGCGCGCGGTGAAATGGTAGGGCTTGTCGGGCAAAATGGGGCAGGAAAATCAACCTTTTTGCAAATTGTTGCAACAGCGATGAGCGCAAATTCCGGCGATTTAATGCTAAATGGACTTTCCTATAAAGATAATTTAAAGGCCGTTCGTCGTCAAATCGGTTATGTTCCACAAGAGGTCGCATTGTGGGAACATATGACGGTTCGGGAAAATATGTTGTTTTTTGCAAAGCTCAGTTGGAACAAATTATCCGATGAGCAATGTCGAGCCATTTGTGAAAATATGCAATTGCATGAATGGGATAAGCAAGTAAGTGCGTTATCAGGCGGTATGAAACGCAAACTCAATATTGCTTTAAGCCTTATTGATGATCCACAGCTCCTTATTTTAGACGAGCCGACAGTAGGTATAGATTTAAAATCCAAAACAGAAATTGTGCGCTTCCTTATGCGGCAGGCAAAGGAACATCAAAAAATGATTCTTTATACGTCTCATGATATGGAGGAAATTACGACTTATTGTGACCGGGTGTATATGATGGGCGATGACTCATTTTACGATGACTACTTGCAGAGGAAAGGGATATTACTTGAAAGAATATAA
- a CDS encoding ABC transporter permease, producing the protein MRTLLFTRMLLIKKQAFSTFIWLVMPLVLTTVLIHWMTDVVEDGQVPVAIVDEDNSELSKAFIQELQQIDLLNIQLMSKQKALYALEKNQIDSVFIVKRHFEKQLRNNKRHHLIEAYSTNRSYFYFAVKENISSLAQRKATQAKAAHEVKKLLNKYESDIHWSFDQIVAEGEQREERYELLTVDFSFYNESSTPTKKDVLLSPWGIWAFFALISTFYLLDWIIKESNHPVVVRWLQTKISYTTYFFNTLGFYLLFMFGIDFLTYQLLETKFVWFEFLAIVIFRLSCVALALFVAVHMKHTLSYHFITPIITLLLTFLGGAFIPIEQLVVKWPLLSGISPVYALLQWDVSLIWSIFIVLVCIYVYRKESSRFA; encoded by the coding sequence TTGAGAACATTACTTTTTACACGAATGTTGCTAATAAAAAAGCAGGCATTTTCTACATTCATTTGGCTTGTTATGCCACTTGTTTTAACGACTGTCCTCATTCATTGGATGACTGATGTTGTCGAGGATGGGCAAGTTCCTGTTGCCATTGTGGATGAAGACAACAGTGAACTATCTAAAGCATTTATTCAAGAACTTCAGCAAATCGATCTTTTAAACATTCAATTAATGAGTAAGCAAAAAGCGCTATATGCATTAGAGAAAAATCAGATTGATAGTGTATTTATTGTAAAACGTCATTTTGAAAAACAATTGCGAAATAATAAACGACACCATTTAATCGAAGCGTATTCAACGAACCGATCGTATTTTTATTTTGCGGTAAAAGAAAATATTAGTTCCCTTGCACAGCGTAAAGCAACACAAGCAAAAGCGGCTCATGAAGTGAAGAAATTACTCAACAAATATGAAAGTGATATTCACTGGTCGTTCGATCAAATTGTGGCTGAAGGGGAGCAACGTGAGGAACGTTATGAATTATTAACTGTTGATTTTTCCTTTTACAATGAATCTTCTACCCCTACAAAAAAAGACGTTTTATTGAGTCCGTGGGGCATATGGGCATTTTTTGCACTCATTTCAACTTTTTATTTATTGGATTGGATCATTAAAGAATCCAATCATCCAGTTGTCGTACGCTGGTTGCAAACTAAAATCTCATACACTACTTATTTTTTCAATACATTAGGTTTTTATTTATTATTCATGTTCGGGATTGATTTTTTAACATATCAATTACTTGAAACAAAATTTGTATGGTTTGAATTTTTAGCGATTGTCATTTTTCGATTGAGTTGTGTTGCACTGGCGTTATTTGTCGCAGTCCATATGAAACATACGTTGAGTTATCATTTCATCACACCAATCATTACGTTACTGCTCACATTTCTTGGTGGGGCATTCATCCCAATAGAGCAACTTGTTGTGAAATGGCCATTGTTGAGCGGAATTAGCCCCGTGTATGCATTATTACAATGGGATGTTTCACTCATTTGGAGTATTTTCATAGTGCTTGTATGCATTTATGTGTATAGAAAGGAGTCGAGCCGTTTTGCTTGA
- a CDS encoding ABC transporter permease yields MTMKNLVFFTHQYLTQMKKKWWKLLLLFLFPMMIIGLSFMALTSIFSQNEQQKMSIAIVNEDFSSESQLLAQLIVTVLKENTYVQAELLSMEEAEARLKQNESTAAIIFPSNFAEDLYEGASVKLHVLGNPQEKTQSMVVNELVETITRYISSAQANILTVYHYAKETSISPEELESLKLELLMDFTFYTMGKSKVLREHEWVLLPFENPLHYYSFAILFCLTIIWSILLFVFLSKQTSKSLQVRLKLAGVAIWQEHVARIITTFMTVLTLSIVLFVIGLSQLEINYYALDYFRISLFIGLLILHTIVLCAIFDIVFYSDKVKLLISLFLCVLLLAVSGAVFPTIYFPYGMQQLFPYFYTYDNWKWLTELIFEERNYASYTKSGFWLFLALSLYSSLVYVKGRLAR; encoded by the coding sequence ATGACGATGAAAAACCTTGTATTTTTCACACATCAATACTTGACACAAATGAAGAAGAAGTGGTGGAAACTACTTCTTCTTTTCTTGTTTCCAATGATGATAATCGGACTGTCCTTTATGGCTTTGACATCGATATTTTCACAGAATGAACAACAAAAAATGTCGATTGCCATTGTTAATGAAGATTTTTCAAGTGAGAGTCAACTATTGGCACAACTAATTGTGACAGTTTTGAAAGAAAATACATATGTACAGGCAGAGCTCCTTTCAATGGAAGAAGCAGAAGCGCGGTTGAAGCAAAATGAAAGTACAGCCGCGATTATTTTCCCGAGTAACTTTGCCGAGGATTTATATGAAGGGGCTTCAGTAAAGCTCCACGTGCTCGGTAACCCACAAGAAAAAACGCAAAGCATGGTCGTTAATGAACTTGTTGAAACGATTACACGTTATATTTCATCTGCGCAGGCGAATATTTTGACGGTGTATCATTATGCGAAAGAGACATCAATTTCACCGGAAGAATTGGAAAGTTTAAAATTAGAGCTCTTAATGGATTTTACATTTTATACAATGGGGAAAAGTAAAGTTTTACGTGAGCATGAGTGGGTGTTGCTCCCATTTGAAAATCCGTTGCATTATTATTCATTCGCTATTTTATTTTGTTTAACCATCATTTGGTCGATTTTGCTATTTGTATTTTTATCGAAGCAAACATCGAAAAGCTTACAAGTTCGCTTGAAATTGGCCGGTGTTGCAATTTGGCAGGAGCATGTTGCGCGGATTATCACGACATTTATGACGGTGCTTACCCTTTCGATTGTCCTTTTTGTTATTGGGCTTTCACAATTGGAAATAAATTATTATGCACTTGATTACTTTAGAATTTCTTTATTTATTGGCTTACTTATCTTGCATACGATTGTCTTATGTGCCATTTTCGATATTGTTTTCTATTCAGATAAAGTGAAGCTATTAATTTCGTTATTTTTATGCGTTTTACTTCTTGCAGTGAGTGGTGCGGTTTTTCCTACGATTTATTTCCCATATGGCATGCAGCAACTATTCCCGTATTTTTATACGTATGACAATTGGAAATGGTTGACTGAGCTTATTTTTGAAGAGCGTAATTATGCTTCATATACAAAGAGTGGTTTTTGGCTCTTCTTGGCACTCTCACTATATAGTAGTCTCGTATACGTGAAGGGGAGGTTAGCCCGTTGA
- a CDS encoding DUF6583 family protein: MKKSVIIGIIVAFLTIGGGATAFFIFNKSAKQQYFLAETKTMEKSIELFKDKYANEFEWYDKSKNDVTEYVMDFSASPGEEMLSFLDPQILDTVENSSLKITTQSDMKKGEIMAKMDANVMDVEFNDFIMYLTSEKLLVSLPFLQDTIQLNDKDFGNVMRMTDPNYEGSETLGLDQMTGKNSLYSDEMSEYLEKEYLKYFYEELPEEAFTVGEKEEVKIGEKKLTGEKVTMKLTEQEVKDLFVKVLEKAKKDDKLEGLIKSLYEQSSGMAMSTLDINFSKEMDTVIEEMIQGIKDSSIPKGLTSVIWHQKDLIVQRHFEMTIGEETIVIDGKQSIEDTKQIFEYEIGDKTDKVIIKGDLTWKDQKAIDTITVKMDGDASYLEYKGDETLKGDTRTFTRTISFEDDYSSFAMDWSGEATHEKDQMKADHQFAIALDESELFDLNVNQTAKVIKEVSFDVGDSVVNIGEMDQNAFDKYFNETLYEQSEEWLTDKFMEFENLFY, from the coding sequence ATGAAAAAAAGCGTTATTATTGGAATTATTGTGGCATTTCTTACAATTGGTGGAGGAGCAACAGCCTTTTTCATCTTTAACAAATCGGCGAAGCAACAATATTTCCTTGCAGAAACAAAAACAATGGAAAAATCAATCGAACTTTTCAAAGACAAATATGCAAATGAATTTGAATGGTATGATAAGTCTAAAAATGATGTGACAGAATACGTGATGGATTTTTCAGCAAGTCCAGGGGAAGAAATGTTAAGTTTTTTAGATCCACAAATACTGGATACTGTTGAAAACTCTTCGTTAAAAATTACGACGCAATCGGATATGAAAAAAGGCGAAATCATGGCTAAAATGGATGCCAACGTAATGGATGTTGAATTTAACGATTTTATTATGTACTTAACGTCTGAGAAATTATTAGTATCATTACCATTTTTACAAGATACAATTCAATTAAATGACAAAGATTTTGGAAACGTAATGCGTATGACAGATCCAAATTATGAAGGTAGCGAAACATTAGGGCTTGATCAAATGACAGGCAAAAACTCATTATATTCGGATGAAATGTCGGAGTATTTGGAAAAGGAATATTTAAAGTATTTTTATGAGGAACTTCCTGAAGAAGCCTTTACAGTAGGAGAAAAGGAAGAAGTAAAAATTGGTGAGAAAAAGCTAACTGGTGAAAAGGTTACAATGAAATTAACGGAGCAAGAAGTGAAAGATCTTTTCGTTAAAGTACTTGAAAAAGCGAAAAAGGATGACAAATTAGAAGGTCTGATAAAATCATTATATGAACAAAGCTCAGGAATGGCCATGTCAACATTAGATATTAATTTCTCAAAAGAAATGGATACAGTTATTGAAGAAATGATCCAAGGAATTAAAGATTCAAGCATTCCAAAAGGTTTAACTTCTGTTATTTGGCATCAAAAAGATTTAATTGTTCAACGTCATTTTGAAATGACAATTGGAGAAGAAACGATTGTTATTGATGGTAAACAATCAATTGAAGATACAAAACAAATTTTTGAATATGAAATTGGCGATAAAACAGATAAAGTAATTATTAAAGGTGACCTTACTTGGAAAGACCAAAAAGCGATAGATACAATTACTGTGAAAATGGACGGTGATGCGTCATACCTAGAATACAAAGGGGATGAAACATTAAAAGGTGATACACGTACGTTTACAAGAACTATTTCATTTGAAGATGACTATTCAAGCTTTGCGATGGATTGGTCAGGTGAAGCGACGCATGAAAAGGATCAAATGAAAGCGGATCATCAGTTTGCGATTGCGCTTGATGAGAGCGAGCTATTCGACTTAAATGTAAACCAAACGGCAAAAGTGATTAAAGAAGTAAGCTTTGATGTGGGAGACAGCGTAGTAAATATTGGTGAAATGGACCAAAATGCGTTCGATAAATATTTTAATGAAACATTATATGAACAATCCGAAGAGTGGTTAACGGATAAGTTCATGGAATTTGAAAATCTTTTCTATTAA
- a CDS encoding SDR family NAD(P)-dependent oxidoreductase, whose amino-acid sequence MSKTIFITGATSGIGLEMTKQLIAQGHTVYATGRNANVLKSLEHLGVVTIQADLCNSMDIDRVVSLLPAIDVAILNAGLGYFSNAFDLLDEEVDQMLDLNVRAPIFLAKRLAPQMIERKSGHFIFVSSQAGKVATKKASVYAASKHAITGFVNGLRMELAENKIAVTGIYPGPIDTPFLQKADETNAYRKAISNFLIQPSKVASEVVEAIESRPREINLPRILGITSKLYVVAPKMVEFFGRSFFNKK is encoded by the coding sequence TTGAGCAAAACAATCTTTATTACAGGGGCAACAAGTGGAATCGGACTTGAAATGACGAAGCAATTGATTGCACAAGGTCATACCGTTTATGCAACAGGACGAAATGCAAATGTTTTAAAATCACTAGAGCATTTAGGGGTGGTAACAATCCAAGCAGACCTGTGTAATTCAATGGATATTGACCGTGTGGTATCATTACTACCAGCTATTGATGTTGCGATTTTAAATGCAGGCTTAGGCTATTTTTCGAATGCTTTTGATTTGCTAGATGAAGAAGTGGATCAAATGCTAGATCTCAATGTAAGAGCACCAATTTTTTTAGCCAAACGTTTAGCACCTCAAATGATTGAAAGAAAAAGTGGACACTTTATTTTTGTTAGCTCACAAGCAGGTAAAGTGGCAACAAAAAAAGCGAGTGTCTATGCAGCAAGTAAGCATGCGATTACTGGGTTCGTTAACGGTTTACGCATGGAGCTTGCTGAAAATAAGATTGCAGTTACAGGGATTTATCCTGGACCAATTGATACCCCATTCCTACAAAAAGCGGATGAGACGAATGCTTATCGCAAGGCTATTAGCAATTTTTTAATTCAGCCAAGTAAAGTGGCAAGTGAAGTCGTTGAAGCAATAGAATCGAGGCCGCGGGAGATAAATTTACCGCGCATATTAGGAATTACGAGTAAATTGTATGTGGTCGCACCAAAAATGGTGGAGTTTTTTGGACGTAGTTTTTTTAATAAAAAATAA
- a CDS encoding RrF2 family transcriptional regulator has product MRLTVYTDYSLRTLMYLGVRGQDHLATIQEIADAYQISKNHLMKVTYDLGQHGYIETIRGRGGGIRLAIDPKNINIGEVVRKTEEDFHIVECFNPESNLCKISPECQLKFALHQALKAYLAVLDSYTLDDVLVSKDGLTELFGIKKN; this is encoded by the coding sequence GTGCGCTTAACCGTATATACAGACTATTCTTTACGTACGCTCATGTATTTAGGCGTGCGTGGTCAAGACCATTTAGCGACGATTCAAGAAATCGCAGATGCCTATCAAATTTCCAAAAACCATTTAATGAAAGTTACGTATGATTTAGGGCAACACGGATATATTGAAACAATTCGAGGGCGCGGCGGCGGTATTCGTTTGGCTATCGATCCTAAAAATATTAATATTGGTGAGGTTGTGCGTAAAACCGAGGAAGATTTTCATATTGTAGAATGTTTCAATCCAGAAAGTAATTTATGTAAAATTTCTCCGGAATGTCAATTGAAATTTGCACTCCATCAAGCATTAAAAGCATATTTGGCTGTTCTAGATTCGTATACATTAGATGACGTATTAGTTTCGAAAGACGGTTTAACTGAATTATTTGGAATAAAGAAAAACTAG